A part of Cannabis sativa cultivar Pink pepper isolate KNU-18-1 chromosome 6, ASM2916894v1, whole genome shotgun sequence genomic DNA contains:
- the LOC133039411 gene encoding uncharacterized protein LOC133039411 — translation MDDILTTHIFFDANFNDGSTNWIPNHIFTHPNFNWKDVDLGDLDEFQFLENQQQQDHSDDANEIIIQDHGIALDDIPKEFFEPNQQVEHDHETKKNSSSSSDLQTSITKELLEIKSSPTENEQQQDQSNEVSQIIIQDDGIGLDDLPEEFFKPNQEVEPAHETKTNSSSLTDLQTSIIKELLEIISSPIENKQQQDQSNEPDKIIIQDDGIGLDDLPEEFFKPNQEVKPNHEIKASSSSWSDTSTTNTNNYQGFYTSHLVPEMNKPYYLNMSSESGNWDQSNDYNQQPYQFCYTPQLVPKLTYPTDYYLDYSSESGWDQSNNKQDAQMVTTTHTFPILTHTPPPAIEYQQQETLSTRKRKSTSSNHGRWTVKEHMIFLQGMSKFGSGNWTEISTLLGGTRTPVQVASHAQKYFNKMEKEKQIAETTSENNKKKLNKSINDIRLREDGTFGFPNSFQN, via the exons ATGGATGATATTCTCACAACTCACATATTTTTTGATGCAAATTTCAATGATGGTTCTACTAATTGGATACCTAATCACATCTTTACTCACCCAAATTTCAATTGGAAGGATGTTGATTTGGGTGACTTAGATGAGTTCCAATTCCTGgaaaatcaacaacaacaagatcATTCCGATGACgctaatgaaataattattcaaGATCATGGCATAGCCTTAGATGATATCCCTAAGGAATTCTTCGAACCTAATCAACAAGTTGAACATGATCACGAGACAAAGAAGAATAGTAGTTCTTCCAGTGATCTTCAAACAAGCATCACAAAAGAATTATTAGAAATCAAATCGTCTCCTACCGAAAATGAACAACAACAAGATCAATCCAATGAAGTTAGTCAGATAATTATTCAAGATGATGGCATAGGCCTCGATGATCTCCCGGAGGAATTCTTCAAACCTAATCAAGAAGTTGAACCTGCTCATGAGACAAAGACAAATAGTAGTTCTTTGACTGATCTTCAAACAAGCATTATAAAAGAATTATTAGAAATCATATCGTCTCCTATTGAAAAtaaacaacaacaagatcaaTCTAATGAAcctgataaaataattattcaagatGATGGCATAGGCCTCGATGATCTCCCTGAGGAATTCTTCAAACCTAATCAAGAAGTTAAACCTAATCATGAGATAAAGGCGAGTAGTAGTTCTTGGAGTGATACCTCGACTACTAACACCAACAACTACCAAGGTTTCTACACATCACATCTAGTGCCTGAAATGAACAAGCCTTATTATTTGAACATGAGTAGTGAGAGTGGTAATTGGGACCAAAGTAATGATTACAACCAACAACCCTACCAATTTTGTTATACACCTCAATTAGTACCTAAACTTACTTATCCTACTGATTATTATTTGGATTATAGTAGTGAGAGTGGTTGGGACCAAAGTAACAACAAGCAAGATGCACAAATGGTAACGACAACACATACATTTCCTATTCTCACTCACACTCCTCCGCCGGCTATAGAATATCAACAACAAGAAACTCTTTCAACTCGCAAACGAAAATCAACCTCTTCAAACCATGGTCGTTGGACTGTAAAAGAACACAT GATTTTTTTACAAGGGATGAGTAAGTTTGGTTCTGGTAATTGGACAGAAATATCTACTTTACTTGGTGGTACAAGAACTCCAGTCCAAGTGGCTAGCCATgctcaaaaatattttaataaaatggagaaagaaaaacaaattgCAGAGACAACCTCTGagaataataagaagaaattaaataagagtataaatgatataagattAAGAGAAGATGGAACATTTGGTTTTCCAAACTCATTTCAAAACTGA